A single genomic interval of Saccharothrix saharensis harbors:
- a CDS encoding alpha/beta hydrolase produces MSVALAVGAVLATAVVPSLGAARSDPLAEFHTQQLAWSPCKQALECAELVLPLDYARPSAERISLVISRKKAAEPARRRGILVLNPGGPGGSGLGMPTFLAGSELAKVYDLIGFDPRGVGGSTALTCRTVPELATVDTRPADSEFPRWAAEAQAAEDACHRSAGGIRPFISTANTARDLDVVRAVLGEEKLNYLGYSYGTYLGAVYGSLFPGGLDRSVLDSAVHPEWVWREQFRAQAVAHRRNVDAWSNWAAQHHDRFKLGATPDAVMGTVESVATALAAKPVGDATRTRFDAAVGVGARYRPLWADLAVAVTQLQSGAPSTAGALMSGAAEDDLISGVFNTVTCEVDWPTDLETYYEDMRVFRDRYPYGFGVMRAAPTTCAFRSFTPPEPAVALKREGYPVGVIVQAEGDTQTQYEGGPAMAERLRHNLVTVRDEGKHGLYGSGNACVDRAVNRYLVDGILPASSSYCPGDPRPDVNQASTPEHVRTYLDGRGLSARS; encoded by the coding sequence ATGTCAGTCGCGCTGGCGGTCGGCGCCGTGCTGGCGACGGCGGTCGTCCCGTCGCTCGGAGCGGCGCGCAGCGATCCGCTGGCCGAGTTCCACACGCAGCAGCTCGCCTGGTCGCCGTGCAAGCAGGCGCTCGAGTGCGCCGAACTGGTGCTGCCACTGGACTACGCGCGGCCGTCGGCGGAACGGATATCGCTGGTCATCAGCCGGAAGAAGGCCGCGGAACCGGCACGGCGGCGCGGTATCCTGGTGCTCAACCCCGGCGGGCCGGGCGGCTCGGGCCTGGGCATGCCGACGTTCCTGGCGGGCAGTGAGCTCGCCAAGGTCTACGACCTGATCGGGTTCGACCCGCGCGGCGTCGGCGGCTCGACCGCGCTGACCTGCCGCACGGTACCGGAACTGGCCACGGTCGACACCCGACCGGCTGATTCGGAGTTCCCCAGGTGGGCCGCCGAGGCGCAGGCCGCCGAGGACGCCTGCCACCGCTCGGCGGGCGGCATCCGGCCGTTCATCAGCACCGCCAACACCGCGCGCGACCTCGACGTGGTGCGGGCCGTGCTGGGCGAGGAGAAGCTCAACTACCTGGGCTACTCCTACGGCACGTACCTGGGCGCGGTGTACGGCAGCCTGTTCCCGGGCGGGCTGGACCGCAGCGTGCTCGACTCGGCCGTGCACCCCGAGTGGGTCTGGCGCGAGCAGTTCCGCGCGCAGGCGGTGGCCCACCGGCGCAACGTGGACGCGTGGTCGAACTGGGCCGCCCAGCACCACGACCGGTTCAAGCTGGGCGCGACCCCCGACGCCGTCATGGGGACGGTCGAGTCGGTGGCGACGGCCCTCGCGGCGAAGCCGGTCGGCGACGCGACCCGCACGCGCTTCGACGCGGCCGTCGGCGTCGGCGCGCGCTACCGTCCACTGTGGGCGGACCTCGCGGTGGCCGTGACCCAGCTCCAGTCCGGCGCGCCGTCCACGGCCGGCGCGCTGATGTCCGGCGCGGCGGAGGACGACCTGATCTCCGGCGTGTTCAACACGGTCACGTGCGAGGTCGACTGGCCGACCGACCTGGAGACCTACTACGAGGACATGCGCGTCTTCCGCGACCGCTACCCGTACGGCTTCGGCGTCATGCGCGCGGCTCCGACCACGTGCGCGTTCCGCAGCTTCACCCCGCCGGAGCCCGCCGTGGCGCTCAAGCGCGAGGGCTACCCCGTGGGCGTGATCGTGCAGGCGGAGGGCGACACCCAGACGCAGTACGAGGGCGGCCCGGCCATGGCGGAACGGCTCAGGCACAACCTGGTCACCGTGCGGGACGAGGGCAAGCACGGCCTCTACGGCAGCGGCAACGCGTGCGTGGACCGGGCCGTCAACCGGTACCTGGTCGACGGCATCCTGCCCGCCAGCAGCTCGTACTGCCCCGGCGACCCGCGGCCCGACGTGAACCAGGCGAGCACCCCCGAGCACGTGCGGACCTACCTGGACGGCCGAGGCCTGTCCGCCCGGTCGTAG
- a CDS encoding PucR family transcriptional regulator, with product MTSSTALSRATLRTLQRASGDLAAASVAEMEERLPWFRRMPADQRAGVLLLIQNGVAGFVSWLHDPQQAIRLTAEAFRSAPKDISRWVSLRQTVELVRIALELFEQLLPKLAENEAERALLTEGVLRYGREIAFSAATSYAAAAEARGAWDARLEALVVDGIVRGDAEESLLSRATALGWDPAAEATVLVGNPPSDDPPAVVFEVRSRAARIGRPVLLSVQGSRLVVVLGGETERGEALVRMSDAFGPGAVVAGPTVTSLAEAHRSAGDALSGLRAVVGWPAAPRPVRSLDLLPERALAGDPEAEWQLVDRVARPLEDAGGSLLETVDAFLEVGGVLEACARKLFVHPNTVRYRLKRATELTGRNANDPRDALVLRVALSVGRLARARGLW from the coding sequence ATGACCAGCTCAACCGCGTTGTCGCGGGCCACCTTGCGAACGCTGCAACGGGCGTCGGGCGACCTGGCCGCGGCGAGCGTGGCCGAGATGGAGGAACGCCTGCCGTGGTTCCGGCGGATGCCCGCCGACCAGCGGGCCGGGGTGCTGCTGCTGATCCAGAACGGCGTCGCCGGGTTCGTGTCCTGGCTGCACGACCCGCAGCAGGCGATCCGGTTGACCGCCGAGGCGTTCCGCTCCGCGCCCAAGGACATCTCGCGGTGGGTGAGCCTGCGCCAGACCGTCGAGCTGGTGCGGATCGCGCTGGAGCTGTTCGAGCAGTTGCTGCCGAAGCTGGCCGAGAACGAGGCCGAGCGCGCGTTGCTGACCGAGGGCGTGCTGCGGTACGGGCGGGAGATCGCGTTCTCCGCGGCCACGTCCTACGCGGCGGCGGCCGAGGCGCGCGGCGCGTGGGACGCCCGGTTGGAGGCGCTGGTCGTGGACGGCATCGTGCGTGGCGACGCGGAGGAGTCGTTGCTGTCGCGGGCCACCGCGCTGGGCTGGGACCCGGCGGCCGAGGCGACCGTGCTGGTGGGCAACCCGCCGTCGGACGACCCGCCGGCGGTGGTGTTCGAGGTGCGCAGCCGGGCGGCCCGGATCGGGCGGCCGGTGCTGCTGAGCGTGCAGGGCTCCCGGCTGGTCGTGGTGCTGGGCGGGGAGACGGAGCGGGGCGAGGCGCTGGTGCGGATGTCCGACGCGTTCGGGCCGGGCGCGGTGGTGGCCGGCCCGACGGTGACCAGCCTGGCCGAGGCGCACCGCAGTGCCGGTGACGCGCTGTCCGGGTTGCGCGCGGTGGTGGGGTGGCCCGCCGCGCCGCGGCCGGTGCGGTCGCTCGACCTGCTGCCGGAGCGGGCGCTGGCGGGCGACCCGGAGGCCGAGTGGCAGCTGGTGGACCGGGTGGCCCGGCCGCTGGAGGACGCGGGCGGCTCGCTGCTGGAGACGGTGGACGCGTTCCTGGAAGTCGGGGGCGTGCTGGAGGCGTGCGCGCGGAAGCTGTTCGTGCACCCGAACACCGTCCGCTACCGGCTCAAGCGGGCCACCGAGCTCACCGGGCGCAACGCCAACGACCCCCGTGACGCTCTGGTGTTGAGGGTGGCGCTCTCCGTGGGCAGGCTGGCCCGCGCGCGCGGACTGTGGTGA
- a CDS encoding ACP S-malonyltransferase → MFSERVIALLAPGQGSQTPGMLTPWLEVEGAAERVAAWSEATGLDLARLGTTADADEIKDTAVTQPLVVALALLAYEELRRRVELPADTVVAGHSVGELAAAAIAGVLSTDDAVALAAVRGAEMAAACALTPTGMAAVLGGEEDEVLARLDELGLVGANRNGAGQVVAAGPVDALERLVEQPPGRAKIRTLKVAGAFHTRFMAPAEDALRARAAGIVVKDAALPLLSNADGAVVSDGDDVLSRLISQVTRPVRWDACQATLAGHGVTAVVELPPAGALTGLAKRELKGTPTLGLKTPDQLDQVVDLITAAPAEVAE, encoded by the coding sequence GTGTTCAGTGAGCGGGTGATCGCGCTCCTCGCCCCCGGACAGGGGTCTCAGACACCCGGCATGCTGACCCCCTGGCTCGAAGTCGAGGGGGCCGCCGAGCGCGTCGCCGCGTGGTCCGAGGCGACCGGTCTCGACCTGGCCCGGCTGGGCACCACGGCGGACGCGGACGAGATCAAGGACACCGCCGTCACGCAGCCGCTGGTGGTCGCGCTGGCCCTGCTGGCCTACGAGGAGCTGCGCCGCCGGGTCGAGCTGCCCGCCGACACCGTCGTGGCAGGCCACTCCGTCGGCGAGCTGGCCGCCGCCGCCATCGCGGGCGTGCTGAGCACCGACGACGCCGTGGCGCTCGCCGCCGTGCGCGGTGCCGAGATGGCCGCCGCCTGCGCGTTGACGCCGACCGGCATGGCCGCGGTGCTCGGCGGCGAGGAGGACGAGGTGCTGGCCCGGCTCGACGAGCTCGGCCTGGTCGGCGCGAACCGCAACGGCGCGGGCCAGGTCGTGGCCGCGGGTCCGGTGGACGCGCTGGAGCGACTGGTCGAGCAGCCGCCCGGGCGGGCGAAGATCCGGACGCTGAAGGTCGCGGGCGCGTTCCACACCCGGTTCATGGCGCCCGCCGAGGACGCGCTGCGCGCCCGTGCCGCCGGGATCGTGGTGAAGGACGCCGCGCTGCCGCTGCTGTCCAACGCCGACGGCGCGGTGGTCTCCGACGGCGACGACGTGCTCAGCCGGCTGATCTCCCAGGTGACCCGCCCCGTGCGGTGGGACGCCTGCCAGGCAACCCTCGCCGGCCACGGCGTGACCGCGGTGGTCGAACTGCCGCCCGCGGGCGCGTTGACCGGCCTGGCCAAGCGCGAACTGAAGGGCACACCCACCTTGGGCCTCAAGACCCCCGACCAGCTCGACCAGGTCGTCGACCTGATCACCGCCGCCCCGGCGGAGGTGGCCGAGTGA
- a CDS encoding beta-ketoacyl-ACP synthase III, with translation MTTFSVPTGPVGTRILGLGSYQPETIVSNHDLSLRMDTSDEWIRDRVGIANRRVAKPDELLVDMAVEAGAKAVADAGLAPSDIGAVIVATCTMPSQIPNAAAQVADRIGVKGAPAFDLNAACAGFCYALGTASDLVRAGTAKHVLVIGAEKLTDWVDGDDRSTAIIFADGAGAAVVGPSDEPGIGPVSWGSAGDLVDMIHVRDRQSFIFQEGQSVFRWATTQIAPIALKAIELAGLEVSDVDVFVPHQANLRIVEAIAKRLRAKGAREDLVIARDIVDSGNTSSASIPLALDHMRAAGEVRSGDVALLVGFGAGLSYAGQVVRLP, from the coding sequence GTGACCACCTTCTCGGTCCCCACCGGCCCGGTCGGCACCCGCATCCTCGGCCTGGGCAGCTACCAGCCCGAGACGATCGTGAGCAACCACGACCTGAGCCTGCGCATGGACACCTCCGACGAGTGGATCCGCGACCGGGTCGGCATCGCCAACCGCCGCGTGGCCAAGCCGGACGAGCTGCTGGTCGACATGGCGGTCGAGGCGGGCGCCAAGGCCGTCGCCGACGCCGGGCTCGCACCGTCGGACATCGGCGCGGTCATCGTGGCCACCTGCACCATGCCGTCCCAGATCCCCAACGCGGCCGCCCAGGTCGCCGACCGGATCGGGGTCAAGGGCGCGCCCGCGTTCGACCTGAACGCCGCGTGCGCCGGGTTCTGCTACGCCCTCGGCACCGCCTCCGACCTGGTCCGGGCGGGCACCGCGAAGCACGTGCTGGTCATCGGCGCGGAGAAGCTGACCGACTGGGTGGACGGCGACGACCGGTCCACCGCGATCATCTTCGCCGACGGCGCGGGCGCGGCGGTCGTCGGTCCGTCCGACGAGCCGGGCATCGGCCCGGTGTCGTGGGGCAGCGCGGGCGACCTGGTGGACATGATCCACGTCAGGGACCGCCAGTCGTTCATCTTCCAGGAGGGCCAGTCGGTCTTCCGGTGGGCGACCACGCAGATCGCGCCGATCGCGCTCAAGGCGATCGAGCTGGCCGGCCTGGAGGTGTCCGATGTGGACGTCTTCGTGCCGCACCAGGCGAACCTGCGCATCGTCGAGGCCATCGCGAAGCGCTTGCGCGCCAAGGGTGCGCGTGAAGACCTCGTGATCGCTCGTGACATCGTGGACTCCGGCAACACCTCGTCCGCTTCGATCCCCCTCGCGCTGGACCACATGCGCGCGGCGGGAGAGGTGCGCAGCGGTGACGTGGCGCTGCTCGTCGGCTTCGGAGCCGGCCTGTCCTACGCGGGACAGGTCGTCCGGCTGCCGTGA
- a CDS encoding acyl carrier protein: MSNEDIQKGLAEIVEEVAGVEAADVTADKSFVDDLDIDSLSMVEIAVQAEDKFGVKIPDDELANLKTVGDAVNYIASNA, translated from the coding sequence GTGAGCAACGAGGACATCCAGAAGGGGCTCGCCGAGATCGTCGAGGAGGTCGCCGGTGTCGAGGCGGCCGACGTGACGGCTGACAAGTCCTTTGTGGACGACCTGGACATCGACTCGCTGTCCATGGTGGAGATCGCCGTGCAGGCCGAGGACAAGTTCGGCGTGAAGATCCCGGACGACGAGCTGGCCAACCTCAAGACCGTGGGCGATGCGGTCAACTACATCGCCAGCAACGCATGA